In Candidatus Microthrix subdominans, the DNA window GAGAAGCTCAAGCCCTGGTATGGCAAGCACTGCAAGCGAGTCACCTTCCACGACGAATATCTCGAAGCGTTCAACGAGCCCAACGTGCACCTCGTGGACACCGACGGACGCGGTGTGCAGGAGGTCAACGCCAAAGGGCCCGTGGTCGACGGCACCCAGTACGAACTCGACCTGCTGATCTACGCCTCGGGCTTCGAGGTGACCACCGGGCTGGTCAGCCGGCTGGGCTTCGACCCGGTGGGCAAGGACGGCGTGAAGCTCAGCGAGCGCTGGGCCGACGGGGCGCACACGCTGCACGGCGTGCTCACCCACGGGTTTCCCAACCTGTTGATCTGCCACTTCGTTCAGGCCGGGTTCGGCCTCAACTTCACCCACTACCTGTCGCAGTCCACCAACCACATCGCCTCGATCATCGCGGCTGCCAAGGATCAGAACATCACTTCGATCGAGGCCACCGAGGAGGCCGAGGAAGCCTGGCTGGCAACGCTCTGGGAGGCCGGCAAGGGCTTTGGTCGCTACGCGGCCAAGTGCACGCCCAGCTACGGCAACTCCGAGGGCGCCCGCAGCATGGAGGCCGCCCGCAACATCGTCCACCCCGGCAACCTGATGAATTACGTGGCGTACCTGGAGGAATGGCGCGACGCGGGCGACATGCCCGGCACCGTCGTGGTGAGCGCAGAGAACGCCTGAGCATCCGTTTGTGTATCGGCTGGTCGGTTGCTTGCGGAATAGCTCGGACGGTGTCCGCGTTGCACCAGCCATGACCCAGGGACACACGATCAGCACGCACGCCGAAGACGTCCACGTCGAGGTTCGCCTCGGAGGTGAGCTCGTCGCCGATTCCCGGAAGCCGGTGCTGCTCGAGGAGACCGGGCTGGCGACGGCCTACTACCTGCCCAAGGACGACCTTTGCGCGGACGCCCGGCCGATCGAGCTCAGCACCCACTGCCCGTTTAAGGGCGATGCGTCGTACTGGACGATCGAGGTGGGCGACCGCACCCACGACGCGATCGCCTGGAGCTACGAAGAGCCCAACGAGGGCGCCGAGGACATCGAGGGCCGCGTGGCGTTCTTCGCCGACCGGGCCGAGATCCTCGTCGACGGCGTCGCCGTCTGACCCGCGCAAGTCGGGTTCTCCCTCGACCGACGCTCGGCCGGTCAACGGTCGAGAGCAAGGCTGCGACCGGCCGTCGACCCTTGTTGGGTCACGGTCAAAGGCACCTCGTCCCGGGTGACAGACTCGCCTCATGCTCGATCCGGCCCGTGTGTATGACACCGAACTCGCTGCGCTGTGTGTACCGGGTGAGGACGTCAAGGCCGCCCTCTCGTTTATCTACAGCTCCGGCCAGGAACTGACGGCCCAGCCGACCGACGACCGGGTGAGCTTCGACCCGTTCGACGGCCTCGACGTGCCTACATGGAACCGGGCCACCGAACGCCTCATCGGCGGGGTCAGCCTCGACGCCCGGCAGGGCACCGACGCTTCATTTCTCGTCGGCTCCGACGGGCGCGGTGTCGCGATGACGACCCTGGTGCTCACCAACGCACGGATGCTCGTCGTCAACCACAAGCCGAGCAAAGCGCCGACGGTTGGCTGGGAGCGGCCGCTCGACTCGGTCGCGGGAATTTCCTGGTCGCCTCGGCTTCTTCAATTCGGCCGCATTGAACTGCGGTTTCGGGACGGGTCGGCCGTCCGCCTGATGGCTGGGATGATCTCCCCGCTGGCAGCGAGACGGTTTGTCCGGGCCTGGAAGCGGTCGGTCGGTGGAGAGCCCAACCGGGCCGATTGACCCGGGGTAGCGCGAAACCATCGTGCGTTAGGCTGACCTAATAGACAGTTTGGTGGAGCGTTTCTCGGAGGCGAGACCATTGAGTATCCCCATGCAGTACGGACGGGTCGAGCGGCTGGAAGAGCTGACGCCCAACATGATCAGGGTGACCCTGGGAGGCGACGGCCTGGCAGGCTTCGAGCCGACTCCGTTCAGCGACCAGTACATCAACGCCCAGTTCGTGCCTGACGGAGCGCCCTACTCGACGCCCTTCGACGTCGACGAGGCTCGGGCGCTGCCGGCGGAGCAACGTCCGCGAGGTCGGCGAATCACCGTCCGGGCGTGGGACCCGGCAGAGCGCCTGCTGACGCTGGACTTCGTCACCCACGGCGACGTTGGGTACGCCGGGTCGTGGGTGCGATCCGCCCAGGTGGGCGACCTGTTGCAGTTCCTGGGCCCCTCCGGCTCGTACTTGCCGGACGCGGAGGCCGACTGGCACCTGTTCGTCGGCGACGAGACCGTGCTGCCGGCGATCGCCGCATCCCTTCCGCACATTCCGGCGGGGCGTCCGGTGGTGGCGGTCGTGCTGGTCGACGGGCCCGAGTGCGAGCTGGGTCTCGACTGCGAGGCGGACCTGACGATGATGTGGCTGCACCGCGACCGGTCCGGCCACGATCACGATCGTCAGCTGCGGGTGCTGGAGGACCTGTCGTTCCCGGAGGGTCGCGTGGACGGCTTCGTTCACGGCGAGGCCAGCGAAACCCGGGCGGTGCGCCGACACCTGCTCGCCGACCGCAACGTGGCCAGGGAGCACCTGTCGGCCTCGCCCTATTGGCGCTGTCGCTTCAGCGATGAGGACTGGCGTCAGGTGAAGAAGGATTGGGTAGCCGAGATGGAAGCCGAGGTCTGAGCCGGTCCCGGCGCGTGGTGTCGGCCACCGACTGCTCCTGCGTCAGCGGTGGGCTCGGCATGAACTTGTCCTAAAGGTTAGGTGTGCCTAACATTGTTGCATCGACGATCTCGGGGGGTCACCGGCGCCTCGTCCTAGGAGGAACAACCGATGAGTTCATGCGACCACGACGGAGCCCCGATCTCGGACCGGACCTTGGATGCCCTGAGAACGACCGCTGCGATTCTCGCCTCGGTCCCTCACGTGTCCGCCCGGGTGCGCACCACCAGGGGGGTCGTGGTCGAGGTCCGTTGGCCACCGTTCCCGGAGCTCGGGCATTCCGCCATGGCCGTCTGCACGTTTCGCCGGGCGGTGGCCAAGGCGACCCAGCTTCGACGGGAGGGCAAGGTGATCGCCATGTTGGGTTTCGGAGGCTCCGAACAGCCCAGGATCGACATTGGGTCGAGCGTTGCCGGCTCCGTGATGCCGGGCGGGATCCTCCGGGTGGAGTGCGAGGACTTCTGGCGTCACGTGGTGGCGGCGCCAGTGGGCGAGGCCATGGCGGTCCATGCACTCGATTCGCTCGACTCCTGCGCCGACGTCATCATGCGCCACGACGCCGAGCTGGATGTCACGGTGCTGCAGTTGCTGACGCCGGCAGGGGATACCGCCGCGTCGGCCGTCGCAGTCGATGCGTTGATCGACGCCGTCGCCGCCATCGGCGTGGCGGATCTCGAAGCCCGGCTCGGCCGTCCGGACCCGGCCTCAGCGCGACAGTAACGACACCCACGGTGCAACTGGGTGCGTTTAGTTCGTACAGGGTGAAGTAAAGACACCCAGACCAGGCATGGGTGTCGTTACTCCATCAAGCTGCCGGCGACGTCAGCGGCGATCTGCTCGCCCGTGACCTCCGACGTGTCGTAGGTCCAGCGGTTCGGGGGCAGACCTGGCCGGAGCGCTTCCGCCCGGTCGTAGGCGAGCCGCAGGATCGCTGGGTCCTTGGACAGGTCTCTGTTCGGATCGGCCTGAACCCGGTCGAGAGCGAGCTCGTAGGTGGTGTCCAGGACGAGCCAGTTCGGATTCGTCCCGTGAGGGAGTGCCTCGAGCAACGCATCGATTTCGCGAGGTTCGTAAAAGGGCCCATGAGCGATCACGTCGATGCCCTGGCACAGCCAGGAAGCGACGAGTTTGCCGTGCACCCGTTGAACCTGTCGGAAGCGCTCGTCGGTGATGGTGCCAAAGCCGCCGATCATCTCGACGGTGTCGTCGATGTCGACGGTCGCCACGCAGCGTCCTGCGCGTCGAAACTCTGCTGCGAGGAGTCGGGCGACGGTCGACTTGCCCGAAGCGATCGGGCCGGTGATGACGACGAGAAGTGCGATAGTGCCCAGTCTTGCCCGCCGCCCGGTGGGAGCGCTCCACCCATACTGGTGACCATGACCATCGATGGCCCTGCAGGTACCGATCACCGCTCGTTCGAACGGTTGGGGCGCCTTGGGCCGGCTGAAGCTGTGGCGTTCGACCAGGCGCACCTGTGGCACCCCTACACGTCGATCCCCGCCACCCCGGCGCCGCTGCTGGCGACCTCGGCATCGGGGTGCCGGCTCAACGTGCGCACCCCGGACGGGGAGAAACGCTCGCTCGTCGACGGCATGTCATCTTGGTGGGCGGCGGTTCACGGATACTCCCACCCCGCCCTGGTCGAAGCGGCGCGCAACCAGTTGGAGTCGATGAGCCACGTGATGTTCGGCGGGCTCACTCACGGGCCGGCGGTCGAGCTGGGACGTCGGCTGGTCGCGCTCACGCCCCCGGGGCTGGAGCGGGTGTTCTTCTCCGACTCGGGCTCGGTGGCGGTCGAAGTGGCGGTCAAGATGGCGCTGCAGCACTGGCGCTCCAAAGGGCAGCCCGACAAGAACCGACTGCTCACGTGGCGCAGCGGTTACCACGGCGACACGTTCATGGCGATGTCCGCCTGCGATCCCGATGGCGGTATGCACTCGATGTGGTCCGGGGTGGTGCCCGCCCAGCGGTTTGTCTCCGAGCCGCCGGCCGGCTTCGACGCTCCGATCGACGAGGCCTTTGTTGTCGAGATCGATCGTGCCCTTGAGACCCATCGCGACGAGCTCGCAGCGATGATCGTCGAGCCGGTCGTTCAGGGCGCCGGTGGCATGCGCTTCCACAACCCGGGCTACCTGCAGGTGTTGCGCGACCGCTGCGACCACCACGGCGTGCTGTTGATCTTTGATGAGATCGCCACCGGATTTGGGCGCACTGGGCCGATGTTCGCCGCCGAGTGGGCCAGGGTCACCCCGGACATCATGTGCGTCGGCAAGGCGCTCACCGGCGGCATGATGACCCTGGCCGCCACCCTGTGCACCGATCGGGTGGGGACGGCGATCTCGTCCGGCGAGGTGCCGGTGCTGGCCCACGGGCCGACGTTCATGGCCAACCCGCTGGCTTGCGCCACGGCCGTGGCCTCCCTCGATCTGTTGGTGTCCTCGGACTATCGCACCTCGGTGAAGCGCATCGAGGGATCGCTGTCGAACGGTTTGGCGGCGGCCGCCGACCTGCCGCAGGTGAGCGATGTGCGGGTGCTGGGCGCCATCGGCGTGATCGAGCTGGACCGCCCGGTCGACATGGGACGCGCCACGGCAGCTGCCATCGATGCCGGCGTGTGGCTGCGGCCGTTCCGCAACCTGGTCTACGCCATGCCGCCCTACATCTGCAGCGACGACGAGATC includes these proteins:
- a CDS encoding siderophore-interacting protein, with translation MQYGRVERLEELTPNMIRVTLGGDGLAGFEPTPFSDQYINAQFVPDGAPYSTPFDVDEARALPAEQRPRGRRITVRAWDPAERLLTLDFVTHGDVGYAGSWVRSAQVGDLLQFLGPSGSYLPDAEADWHLFVGDETVLPAIAASLPHIPAGRPVVAVVLVDGPECELGLDCEADLTMMWLHRDRSGHDHDRQLRVLEDLSFPEGRVDGFVHGEASETRAVRRHLLADRNVAREHLSASPYWRCRFSDEDWRQVKKDWVAEMEAEV
- a CDS encoding adenosylmethionine--8-amino-7-oxononanoate transaminase, with the translated sequence MTIDGPAGTDHRSFERLGRLGPAEAVAFDQAHLWHPYTSIPATPAPLLATSASGCRLNVRTPDGEKRSLVDGMSSWWAAVHGYSHPALVEAARNQLESMSHVMFGGLTHGPAVELGRRLVALTPPGLERVFFSDSGSVAVEVAVKMALQHWRSKGQPDKNRLLTWRSGYHGDTFMAMSACDPDGGMHSMWSGVVPAQRFVSEPPAGFDAPIDEAFVVEIDRALETHRDELAAMIVEPVVQGAGGMRFHNPGYLQVLRDRCDHHGVLLIFDEIATGFGRTGPMFAAEWARVTPDIMCVGKALTGGMMTLAATLCTDRVGTAISSGEVPVLAHGPTFMANPLACATAVASLDLLVSSDYRTSVKRIEGSLSNGLAAAADLPQVSDVRVLGAIGVIELDRPVDMGRATAAAIDAGVWLRPFRNLVYAMPPYICSDDEIAAICTAMRAVAEAHPPA
- a CDS encoding DUF427 domain-containing protein, encoding MTQGHTISTHAEDVHVEVRLGGELVADSRKPVLLEETGLATAYYLPKDDLCADARPIELSTHCPFKGDASYWTIEVGDRTHDAIAWSYEEPNEGAEDIEGRVAFFADRAEILVDGVAV
- a CDS encoding AAA family ATPase — translated: MIGTCRAIDGHGHQYGWSAPTGRRARLGTIALLVVITGPIASGKSTVARLLAAEFRRAGRCVATVDIDDTVEMIGGFGTITDERFRQVQRVHGKLVASWLCQGIDVIAHGPFYEPREIDALLEALPHGTNPNWLVLDTTYELALDRVQADPNRDLSKDPAILRLAYDRAEALRPGLPPNRWTYDTSEVTGEQIAADVAGSLME